A part of Macrobrachium nipponense isolate FS-2020 chromosome 26, ASM1510439v2, whole genome shotgun sequence genomic DNA contains:
- the LOC135200223 gene encoding rhodopsin-like, whose protein sequence is MSWYNQLDYEISSTNPYGNLTAVDMAPNEILHMVDPHWYQFPPLNPLWYALVGLWVGVTGCLSVAGNFVVMWVFMNTRSLRTPADMLIINLAISDFLMMVTMFPPMMITCYWRTWTFGAFFCEVYGFLGSLFGCVSIWSMVWITLDRYNVIVKGVSGTPLSNSGAVMRIGGTWVASIAWCLPPFFGWNRYVPEGNLTACGTDYLTDDIFSHSYLFIYSSWVYLFPLCLTIYLYTFIIKAVANHEKQMREQAKKMGVKSLRSEESQTSTECRLAKVALMTVSLWFMAWTPYFVINYSGMLKKELVSPLYSIWGSVFAKANAVYNPIVYAITHPKYRAALEKKLPCLACKTESKEITSQTASTTTTYEKAENSLAAHA, encoded by the coding sequence atgTCTTGGTATAACCAGCTAGATTATGAGATTTCTTCTACTAATCCATATGGGAACCTCACAGCAGTCGATATGGCACCAAATGAGATCCTCCATATGGTTGACCCTCACTGGTACCAGTTTCCTCCTCTGAATCCTCTGTGGTATGCGTTGGTTGGGCTTTGGGTTGGTGTCACGGGATGCCTATCTGTTGCTGGTAACTTTGTTGTCATGTGGGTATTCATGAACACAAGGTCACTTCGCACTCCCGCTGATATGCTTATTATCAATTTAGCGATCTCTGATTTCCTGATGATGGTTACTATGTTCCCACCTATGATGATTACCTGCTACTGGCGTACGTGGACTTTTGGTGCATTCTTCTGTGAAGTCTATGGGTTCCTGGGGTCTCTGTTCGGCTGTGTCTCAATTTGGTCCATGGTTTGGATCACACTTGATCGATACAATGTCATTGTTAAGGGTGTTTCTGGAACCCCTCTCTCCAACAGTGGAGCCGTTATGAGGATTGGTGGCACTTGGGTGGCTTCTATTGCCTGGTGTCTTCCTCCATTCTTTGGGTGGAACCGCTATGTACCAGAGGGCAACCTGACTGCTTGTGGTACTGACTATCTcactgatgatattttttctcACTCTTACCTATTCATTTACTCTTCTTGGGTTTATCTGTTCCCTCTGTGCCTCACTATCTATCTGTATACATTCATCATCAAGGCTGTAGCCAACCATGAAAAACAGATGCGTGAACAAGCTAAGAAGATGGGAGTTAAATCTCTCAGGAGTGAAGAAAGCCAGACCTCTACTGAATGCCGTCTTGCCAAGGTTGCCCTCATGACTGTATCCCTTTGGTTCATGGCTTGGACACCCTATTTCGTCATCAACTACTCCGGAATGCTCAAGAAAGAGTTGGTCTCTCCGTTATACAGTATTTGGGGTTCCGTATTTGCTAAAGCCAACGCTGTTTACAATCCAATTGTATATGCCATCACTCATCCCAAATACCGTGCAGCCTTGGAGAAGAAGCTGCCATGCCTTGCATGTAAGACAGAGAGTAAAGAAATTACAAGTCAAACTGCTTCCACAACTACTACATATGAAAAGGCAGAGAATTCTTTAGCTGCTCATGCATGA